The following proteins are encoded in a genomic region of Opitutus sp.:
- a CDS encoding transposase yields MPPFLPPEKAHPEGESENPDHKATPSDAAEVLIVDTPGGRFRAQFAPELPVSPLGALVFFTQYLCATGGFEALVADTPLCYSSNRAHRPRDVIGTLLLGMLSGHYRYAHLAALRGDDIAPSLLGLKSIVSEDCVRRALARIGAEQGQDWLRRHLDQTCHGFLDNQWILDIDVTIKPIYGRQEGASIGYNPQKPGRPSHAYHTYWIATLRLCLDVEVHPGDQSAAGHGFAGLWALIDRLPAERRPHLLRGDCAYGQEALLSEAEARKLNYLFKLRRTAKARELVAALERTTTTAWTDAGQGWQGCESCLRLQGWNRARRVVVLRRRLNDQRHPRARRRLVREQADHALLLNIPDAAACEPIIYEHQILVTSLPYEILTLATLYRERGGAENPFDELKNQWSWSGFTSQELNSCQHAARLAALVYNWWTLYHRLLQPGQHHEAVSTRPRLLCGATRQSEHSGQRRLDVRLSHAEAPRLSELITKLARWLHGILHNAEQWSVAQRWGQIVARILQENFPVLGPEPPLATAPS; encoded by the coding sequence ATGCCGCCGTTTTTACCGCCGGAAAAAGCTCACCCCGAGGGTGAGTCAGAAAACCCTGATCACAAGGCAACGCCAAGCGATGCCGCCGAGGTGTTGATTGTGGATACACCCGGAGGACGTTTTCGTGCGCAGTTCGCCCCAGAGTTGCCGGTGAGCCCCTTGGGGGCACTGGTGTTTTTCACGCAGTACTTGTGTGCGACAGGAGGCTTCGAGGCACTGGTTGCGGACACGCCGCTTTGTTACAGCAGCAACCGCGCACACCGCCCTCGCGACGTGATTGGAACCCTGCTTTTGGGGATGCTCTCCGGGCACTATCGCTACGCGCACCTCGCGGCCCTGCGCGGCGACGACATTGCCCCGAGCCTGCTCGGACTTAAGTCGATTGTCAGCGAGGATTGTGTGCGCCGGGCGCTGGCTCGCATCGGTGCCGAGCAGGGGCAGGACTGGTTGCGGCGTCACCTCGACCAAACCTGTCATGGGTTTTTGGATAACCAGTGGATCCTCGACATCGATGTCACCATCAAGCCCATCTATGGACGTCAGGAAGGTGCCAGCATCGGCTATAACCCGCAAAAGCCCGGACGCCCCAGCCACGCCTACCACACCTACTGGATCGCCACCTTGCGCCTGTGTCTGGACGTGGAGGTGCACCCCGGCGATCAATCCGCCGCCGGACATGGTTTTGCGGGGCTGTGGGCGCTCATCGACCGACTGCCAGCCGAGCGCCGGCCCCATCTTTTGCGCGGTGACTGCGCCTATGGCCAGGAGGCGCTGCTCAGTGAAGCTGAAGCGCGTAAACTCAACTATTTGTTCAAACTGCGCCGCACCGCCAAGGCCCGCGAGCTGGTGGCCGCGCTTGAACGCACCACCACCACCGCTTGGACCGACGCCGGACAAGGCTGGCAGGGCTGCGAAAGCTGCCTGCGCCTGCAAGGCTGGAACCGGGCCCGACGTGTGGTGGTCTTGCGCCGTCGCCTCAACGACCAACGCCACCCCCGGGCCCGCCGCCGCCTCGTGCGCGAGCAAGCCGACCACGCTTTGCTGCTGAACATCCCCGACGCGGCCGCCTGCGAGCCGATCATCTACGAACATCAGATCCTCGTTACGAGCCTGCCCTACGAGATCCTTACCCTTGCCACCCTGTATCGGGAACGTGGGGGCGCGGAAAACCCCTTCGACGAGCTCAAGAACCAGTGGAGCTGGTCGGGGTTTACCTCCCAGGAGCTAAACTCCTGTCAGCACGCCGCGCGTTTGGCCGCACTGGTTTACAACTGGTGGACGCTCTATCACCGCCTGCTTCAACCCGGTCAGCACCACGAGGCGGTGAGTACACGTCCCCGTCTGCTCTGCGGAGCGACCCGGCAGAGCGAACACTCCGGTCAACGCCGCCTGGACGTGCGCTTGAGCCATGCCGAGGCACCTCGCCTGAGTGAACTCATCACAAAGCTGGCCAGATGGTTACATGGTATCCTTCATAATGCGGAGCAATGGAGTGTCGCCCAGCGCTGGGGGCAAATCGTAGCGAGGATTTTACAGGAAAACTTCCCTGTACTCGGCCCTGAACCGCCTTTGGCCACCGCCCCAAGCTGA
- the lpxB gene encoding lipid-A-disaccharide synthase, with amino-acid sequence MKPTTPFRLPPPANGRVDLLVIAGEHSGDQHAATLVRDLRLQRPGFKVVALGGPALANAGAQVLHDMTATSVVGLVEVLKNYPFFKALFEETLRWIAEFRPRAICFVDYPGLNLRLAKVLRERGLSVQGGGSIKTLFYISPQIWAWKAKRRFTMARDLDALAVIFPFEVECYADTTLPVEFVGHPFLDESHEAPVRYDPAGPVLLLPGSRKQAVARIFPLLLASHAAYAKTGNRDAVVLYPSEFVKTVLQSEVLPANVKLMPTGVPVSASAVLTSSGTMSMHCALAAIPGAVVYRANPLTYLLGRWLVKVPYLGIANLLLKAPMYPEFIQGAATPAALAGELTGCLRNIERLIATQAQAEQLRALLRRPAGGTVADWVLRKVGGG; translated from the coding sequence ATGAAACCGACTACACCCTTTCGCCTACCACCGCCCGCTAACGGTCGGGTGGATTTACTCGTGATTGCTGGTGAGCACTCGGGCGACCAACATGCCGCCACGCTTGTGCGCGACTTGCGACTGCAACGGCCCGGTTTTAAGGTCGTCGCTCTCGGGGGCCCTGCTTTGGCCAATGCTGGTGCCCAGGTTTTACATGACATGACTGCCACTTCGGTCGTCGGTTTGGTTGAGGTTTTGAAGAATTACCCCTTTTTTAAGGCGCTTTTTGAGGAAACCTTGCGGTGGATCGCCGAATTCAGGCCGCGGGCGATTTGTTTTGTCGATTACCCCGGGCTTAATCTTCGCCTTGCCAAGGTGCTTCGAGAGCGGGGGCTCTCCGTTCAGGGCGGGGGCTCAATCAAGACGCTCTTTTACATTTCGCCCCAAATTTGGGCGTGGAAGGCCAAGCGGCGTTTCACCATGGCGCGCGATTTGGATGCGCTGGCGGTTATTTTTCCCTTTGAGGTGGAGTGCTATGCCGATACTACCCTTCCTGTTGAATTCGTGGGCCATCCGTTTTTGGACGAGTCGCACGAGGCGCCGGTGCGTTATGATCCGGCCGGTCCAGTTTTGCTGCTTCCGGGAAGTCGCAAACAGGCCGTGGCGAGGATTTTTCCGCTGCTGCTGGCCAGTCACGCTGCCTACGCCAAGACGGGTAACCGCGATGCGGTTGTCCTGTATCCGAGCGAGTTTGTCAAAACTGTGCTTCAATCCGAAGTCCTTCCGGCGAATGTGAAACTGATGCCAACGGGAGTCCCTGTATCGGCTTCGGCTGTGCTTACCTCGAGTGGCACCATGTCGATGCACTGCGCGCTGGCCGCGATTCCAGGCGCGGTGGTTTACCGGGCCAATCCGCTCACCTACTTGCTCGGGCGTTGGCTGGTCAAAGTGCCGTATCTGGGCATTGCCAACTTGTTGTTAAAAGCGCCGATGTACCCGGAGTTTATCCAAGGTGCCGCCACGCCCGCCGCGCTCGCCGGGGAACTTACGGGGTGTCTGCGGAATATCGAGCGGTTGATCGCCACTCAGGCGCAGGCCGAACAACTGCGGGCGTTGCTGCGCAGGCCGGCTGGCGGCACGGTTGCCGATTGGGTTTTGCGTAAGGTAGGGGGCGGGTAG
- a CDS encoding type II toxin-antitoxin system VapC family toxin: protein MNVVDSSAWLAYFADEPTADFFSQAIEDAELLIVPSVCIYEVFKVIVREKGEDDAFLAIAAMQQGKVVDLDADLAIEAAALGNDEKLAFADSIIYAITQKYNATLWTQDGHFSQKLRVQYIEKKKSS, encoded by the coding sequence ATGAATGTTGTAGATTCATCTGCATGGCTCGCATATTTCGCCGACGAGCCTACTGCTGACTTTTTTTCTCAGGCGATTGAAGATGCGGAACTATTGATTGTTCCTTCCGTTTGTATTTACGAAGTGTTTAAGGTTATTGTCCGAGAAAAAGGTGAGGATGATGCGTTTCTTGCAATCGCAGCAATGCAGCAGGGGAAGGTTGTAGATTTAGATGCTGATCTTGCTATTGAGGCTGCTGCTCTTGGAAATGATGAGAAATTGGCATTTGCTGATTCTATTATTTATGCGATTACGCAGAAATATAATGCGACGCTCTGGACGCAGGACGGGCATTTTTCACAGAAACTCAGAGTTCAATACATCGAAAAGAAGAAAAGCAGCTGA
- a CDS encoding AbrB/MazE/SpoVT family DNA-binding domain-containing protein has product METVTISPKFQIVIPQRIREAMGLRSGEKARMLSFRNRIEVIPVRDIRSLRGYLKGIDTSFVRDGDRV; this is encoded by the coding sequence ATGGAAACCGTAACTATATCACCCAAATTTCAAATTGTTATACCACAACGGATAAGAGAAGCTATGGGGCTTCGTTCTGGCGAAAAAGCCCGAATGTTATCCTTCCGAAATCGAATTGAAGTCATTCCTGTTCGCGACATCAGATCGCTTCGTGGTTATTTAAAGGGAATCGATACTTCATTTGTTCGCGACGGCGACCGCGTATGA
- a CDS encoding MarR family transcriptional regulator — MSVVYTKTQGQYLAFIYYYTKTHCCPPAEADFITYFKVASSSIHQMILTLERKGFISRIPGQGRSIALILSKADLPDLD, encoded by the coding sequence GTGAGCGTCGTTTACACAAAAACACAGGGCCAGTATCTTGCGTTTATTTATTATTACACGAAAACTCATTGTTGCCCGCCAGCCGAGGCTGATTTCATCACGTATTTCAAAGTGGCTTCCTCGTCTATTCACCAAATGATTCTTACGCTTGAGCGGAAAGGTTTCATTTCTCGTATTCCTGGCCAAGGGCGTTCTATAGCGTTGATTTTGAGCAAGGCTGATTTGCCTGATTTGGATTAA
- a CDS encoding BrnA antitoxin family protein yields MKAEYNFSNAVRNPYIKKEKKAVTIRLENDVVDYFKAMSTETGIPYQNLINLYLRDCAEHSRKLSLVWNRKTHTA; encoded by the coding sequence ATGAAAGCTGAATATAACTTCTCAAATGCAGTTCGTAATCCTTATATCAAAAAGGAGAAGAAGGCCGTCACCATCCGACTAGAGAATGATGTCGTTGATTATTTTAAAGCTATGTCTACTGAGACCGGAATTCCGTATCAGAATTTGATAAACCTTTATTTGAGGGACTGCGCGGAGCATAGCCGAAAGCTTAGCTTGGTTTGGAATAGGAAGACGCATACCGCCTAA
- a CDS encoding BrnT family toxin, producing the protein MPNLKFQWDPKKAASNATKHQITFDEAQSVFLDEYALVIPDPEHSVVEDRFVILGLSAENRALVVVHCFREEKSVIRIISARKAGTKEQIPYWRNKL; encoded by the coding sequence ATGCCGAACCTTAAATTTCAGTGGGATCCAAAGAAGGCCGCATCGAATGCGACAAAGCATCAAATTACGTTTGATGAGGCACAATCTGTTTTCCTTGATGAGTATGCGCTTGTGATTCCAGATCCGGAACACTCTGTTGTTGAGGACCGTTTTGTAATTTTAGGTCTTAGCGCTGAAAATCGAGCGCTCGTTGTTGTTCATTGTTTTCGTGAGGAAAAATCAGTGATTAGGATTATTTCTGCGCGGAAAGCCGGAACCAAAGAACAAATTCCTTATTGGAGAAATAAATTATGA
- a CDS encoding Txe/YoeB family addiction module toxin, producing MNIQFSSRGWDDYVYWQQFDKKILKKINDLLKDIFRNPYEGIGKPEPLKHALSGYWSRRITDEHRLVYRVEGDVIKIAQVRYHYE from the coding sequence ATGAATATTCAGTTTTCATCTCGTGGGTGGGACGATTACGTTTACTGGCAACAGTTCGATAAGAAAATACTGAAGAAGATTAATGATTTGCTGAAGGATATTTTCAGAAATCCATATGAAGGCATCGGTAAGCCTGAACCTTTGAAGCATGCTTTAAGTGGATATTGGTCTAGGCGTATTACAGATGAACACCGATTGGTATATAGAGTCGAAGGTGATGTCATTAAGATCGCTCAGGTTCGTTACCATTATGAATGA
- a CDS encoding type II toxin-antitoxin system prevent-host-death family antitoxin produces MKAITYTAARESLASTMDHVCVDHDPVIITRNRDQAVVMMSLEDYESLQETAYLLRSPANARRLLDSISELKGSGGITKSIDDLTK; encoded by the coding sequence ATGAAAGCAATTACTTATACCGCTGCACGGGAAAGCCTCGCGTCTACAATGGATCATGTTTGTGTGGATCATGACCCGGTGATTATCACTCGTAATCGAGATCAAGCCGTTGTTATGATGTCACTTGAGGATTACGAATCACTTCAGGAGACTGCCTATTTACTTCGTTCTCCTGCGAATGCTCGCCGCCTTCTTGATTCAATTTCGGAATTAAAAGGTAGTGGTGGTATTACGAAGTCGATCGATGATCTCACGAAATGA
- a CDS encoding CPBP family intramembrane metalloprotease has product METLRFNFGFWLGLFLPLFSLLLLNGFYNPLLVDSPVLYWSVDLFTWLLVPLVTLYVFSKRGGNFKDLGFSLPCSVSQWIQYLLFCSAAIFLFYHVYVGVQAWSKLVFSVNYLANGFNYGSLIPRGGLAGFFVLLWFSLTAGVVEELFFRSFVRRFFGFGFSASFLFVIVSSFLFSVIHWEGGIQNLVPTFAVGVFSSIFYVLYPNITVLMIAHTITDIIVFG; this is encoded by the coding sequence ATGGAAACCCTTCGATTTAATTTTGGTTTCTGGTTGGGCTTATTTCTACCCTTATTTTCTTTGCTCTTATTGAACGGTTTTTACAATCCATTGCTGGTGGATTCGCCGGTTTTATATTGGTCTGTGGATTTATTTACTTGGTTATTGGTTCCTTTGGTGACTTTGTATGTTTTTTCAAAGCGCGGTGGTAATTTTAAGGATCTAGGATTTTCATTGCCGTGTTCAGTCTCTCAGTGGATTCAGTATTTGCTTTTTTGTTCTGCTGCCATCTTTCTGTTTTATCACGTTTATGTGGGTGTTCAGGCTTGGTCGAAGTTGGTTTTCAGTGTTAATTATTTAGCAAATGGGTTTAATTATGGCTCACTAATTCCGCGCGGTGGTTTGGCCGGATTTTTTGTTTTACTGTGGTTTTCACTTACGGCTGGAGTTGTAGAGGAGCTTTTTTTTAGGTCATTTGTTCGTCGTTTTTTTGGTTTTGGCTTTAGCGCTAGTTTTCTTTTCGTGATTGTTTCATCTTTTCTGTTTTCTGTTATTCATTGGGAAGGCGGAATTCAGAATTTGGTTCCTACGTTTGCGGTTGGTGTTTTCTCATCAATTTTTTATGTTTTGTACCCCAACATCACGGTGTTAATGATTGCTCACACCATTACTGATATTATCGTTTTCGGATGA
- a CDS encoding PIN domain-containing protein, with the protein MRLCSSLLFSCFYARTHNKTGRTEEKQYVMTKQQFGNLIYLESDQSTFELGATIYRNLRKEGITIRNSIDCLIAATVIQHGVCLLENDRDFTFIDQHYPMSRVMS; encoded by the coding sequence GTGCGCTTATGCTCATCTTTACTTTTTAGCTGCTTTTATGCCCGAACCCACAACAAAACGGGAAGAACCGAGGAAAAGCAGTATGTGATGACCAAGCAGCAATTTGGTAATCTGATTTATTTAGAATCAGACCAATCTACTTTTGAATTAGGTGCGACAATATATCGGAATTTGAGGAAAGAGGGTATTACTATCAGGAATTCGATAGATTGTTTAATTGCCGCCACGGTTATTCAGCATGGCGTTTGCTTACTTGAGAATGACCGCGATTTTACTTTTATCGATCAGCACTATCCGATGAGCCGAGTGATGTCGTGA
- a CDS encoding ISL3 family transposase, protein MSISAHEHYRRLLLLPEPWEVTKVEEDILGLNVTVWLRWPDGAKVPCPVCGQLMPIYDRMKERSWRHRDVMQYRLELRCAVPRCDCEEHGVKTMHVPWAEPGSRFTSLFESFAVAVIASSRSLSQAAELLGLHWDSVQRIIDQAVERGLARRNLDGITRVGLDEKSFLRGQSYVSLMTDLTGRRVLDVVPGRDTGSGLKLWASLSKEQIDGIEAVAMDMGASFIAATHQAAPNADIVHDRFHVSKPMNEAVDHTRRDEAAELAAKGDDILKRTRFLWLHGIVPDDRKEHFEALLESNLRTAKAWAYKEQLVEFWGQPNADAGNTFFQLWYRSVMSSRLPRVKKVAKSLKAHLAGLLTYFKHRISNALTEGFNSKIQAIKADARGFRKFENYRTRILFFCGKLDLEPNFPPALTHSIP, encoded by the coding sequence ATGAGCATAAGCGCACATGAACATTACCGGCGGTTGCTGTTGCTGCCGGAACCGTGGGAAGTAACCAAAGTGGAGGAAGACATTCTCGGACTAAACGTGACGGTCTGGTTACGATGGCCAGACGGGGCCAAGGTGCCGTGCCCAGTGTGCGGTCAGTTGATGCCTATTTACGACCGAATGAAGGAGCGGAGTTGGCGTCACCGTGATGTGATGCAATATCGACTCGAACTGCGGTGCGCGGTGCCCCGCTGCGATTGCGAGGAGCATGGTGTTAAAACGATGCACGTGCCGTGGGCCGAACCAGGCTCGCGGTTCACCTCGCTTTTTGAAAGCTTTGCCGTGGCCGTGATCGCCTCTAGCCGATCGCTAAGCCAAGCCGCCGAGTTGCTGGGACTTCATTGGGATAGTGTACAACGTATAATCGATCAGGCTGTTGAGCGAGGCTTGGCGCGGCGAAACCTCGACGGCATCACCCGAGTTGGCTTAGACGAAAAGAGTTTTTTGCGCGGTCAAAGCTACGTTTCATTGATGACCGATCTCACCGGTCGGCGGGTACTGGACGTGGTTCCAGGCCGGGATACAGGGAGTGGGTTAAAGCTTTGGGCATCATTATCAAAGGAGCAAATTGACGGGATTGAAGCCGTCGCGATGGACATGGGTGCATCCTTCATCGCCGCCACCCACCAGGCCGCGCCCAACGCTGACATCGTTCACGACCGCTTTCATGTTTCAAAGCCTATGAACGAGGCGGTCGATCATACCCGCCGGGATGAGGCCGCTGAACTCGCTGCCAAAGGCGATGACATCTTAAAACGCACTCGCTTTCTTTGGCTGCATGGCATCGTTCCTGATGACCGCAAAGAGCACTTCGAGGCGCTGCTGGAGTCCAATCTTCGTACGGCCAAGGCATGGGCTTATAAAGAGCAGCTGGTCGAGTTTTGGGGACAACCCAACGCCGATGCGGGTAATACTTTCTTCCAGCTGTGGTATCGCTCGGTTATGAGTAGCCGCCTGCCCAGAGTCAAAAAAGTAGCAAAGTCACTAAAAGCCCATCTGGCCGGATTACTGACTTACTTTAAGCACCGTATTTCGAATGCACTCACCGAGGGTTTTAATTCAAAAATCCAAGCAATTAAAGCCGATGCTCGTGGCTTCCGTAAGTTCGAAAACTATCGCACCCGTATTCTTTTCTTTTGTGGTAAACTCGACCTCGAGCCTAATTTCCCCCCAGCCCTAACCCACAGTATTCCGTGA
- a CDS encoding PIN domain-containing protein gives MKVLVDSTVWIDFLRNRNTPHTDKLVELIQARADLCLCGFIMTEVLQGIREEKVLHGILWVRAGGKLGSRSSLPQKKRIRVR, from the coding sequence GTGAAGGTCCTTGTTGATTCGACTGTTTGGATAGATTTTCTTCGTAATCGAAATACTCCTCATACCGACAAATTGGTTGAGTTGATTCAGGCTCGTGCTGATTTGTGTTTATGCGGTTTTATTATGACCGAGGTGCTTCAAGGTATTCGAGAGGAAAAGGTTCTTCACGGAATACTGTGGGTTAGGGCTGGGGGGAAATTAGGCTCGAGGTCGAGTTTACCACAAAAGAAAAGAATACGGGTGCGATAG
- a CDS encoding type II toxin-antitoxin system VapB family antitoxin, whose amino-acid sequence MKRTNIVLDDRLVGEALKLTGLKTQKELIHYALTQLVRHESQLGLLNLRGAVNWDGDLNAMRKGRVA is encoded by the coding sequence ATGAAACGAACAAACATAGTTCTCGATGATCGGTTGGTTGGTGAAGCCTTAAAATTGACTGGTCTGAAGACTCAAAAAGAGCTTATTCATTATGCGCTTACGCAGTTAGTGCGTCATGAGTCGCAGCTCGGACTGTTGAATCTTCGCGGCGCCGTAAACTGGGATGGTGATTTGAATGCGATGCGGAAAGGGCGCGTAGCGTGA
- a CDS encoding addiction module protein, which translates to MTLIAHPELRNLSSNQKLMLADELWQAAMRDSLPVPAAQKRMISSRWKSYKSGKTKRISIDELSRRLAS; encoded by the coding sequence ATGACTCTTATAGCCCATCCAGAGTTACGCAACCTATCAAGTAATCAGAAGCTTATGCTTGCTGATGAGCTTTGGCAGGCAGCCATGCGAGACTCATTGCCTGTGCCTGCAGCTCAAAAGCGCATGATTTCCAGCCGGTGGAAATCATACAAGTCAGGCAAAACTAAGCGCATATCTATTGATGAGCTTTCACGCAGGCTTGCGAGTTAA
- a CDS encoding DUF3592 domain-containing protein: MNAALTIGALALILAPIAFTAMTVIEARRVLRFLRAGVRTDGEIIGEELHGVRYRASYPVVRFRDSDGSIRQFRSLISKKTDQFIHPEKVTVIYLPESPDMAELFSGFHPYKHLVGITFALMLSVAFAVFSLPMFFD, translated from the coding sequence ATGAACGCGGCACTAACAATAGGCGCTCTTGCGCTAATCTTGGCACCAATAGCTTTCACTGCGATGACGGTGATTGAGGCGCGTAGGGTGTTGCGCTTCTTGCGTGCCGGTGTGCGCACTGACGGCGAGATCATCGGGGAGGAGCTTCATGGCGTCAGGTATCGCGCATCTTACCCGGTCGTTCGTTTTCGTGATTCCGATGGCTCTATTCGTCAGTTTCGTTCGCTCATTTCAAAGAAGACAGATCAGTTTATTCATCCAGAGAAGGTCACGGTGATCTATTTGCCGGAGAGCCCCGATATGGCGGAGTTATTTTCCGGATTTCATCCATACAAGCATCTCGTTGGAATCACTTTTGCTTTGATGCTATCGGTAGCCTTCGCAGTCTTCTCATTACCGATGTTCTTCGATTGA
- a CDS encoding site-specific integrase: MSNATTVSNGQQEIKIYTVQNRGHVVYQLSYYQAGIRQRRTFADLSDAKREAKVILGQLAVTTGQTERLSFSDMESYTIARQKLAPTGVPLHVAAELFAEVHTTLAGRSLIDAVRFFADAHPTRHAQTLLPDLIKPFADTRIAMGTHADYVADIKRQLGRLVQAFPAKSAPDLSAIELDKWMGALKSHAITKNNVRKILITFGNWCKLHGYLPNNRPTAFDGMITYKVPPTKIGIYTPAELSLMLHTVADAKPDLLPWVVCAAFTGARVSELAKLEWQHLNFERSFIEVASLKVRTKARRLVPMCDAMKAWLLPHRQKSGPINLYVAPHAALARVLAQNTQPPLALCDNGFRHSYISYRIAAIHDTARVALEAGNSADVIFQHYRELVSSEDATAWFGTVPISAAALSNVVPLAAAA, encoded by the coding sequence ATGTCCAACGCCACCACAGTCAGTAACGGCCAGCAGGAAATCAAGATATACACGGTTCAAAACCGCGGCCACGTCGTTTATCAACTCAGCTATTATCAAGCCGGCATCCGTCAGCGCCGGACCTTTGCCGACCTGTCCGATGCCAAACGCGAGGCCAAGGTCATTCTTGGCCAACTCGCCGTAACCACCGGTCAAACCGAGCGCCTGTCGTTCTCCGATATGGAGAGCTATACAATAGCCCGCCAAAAGCTCGCCCCCACCGGCGTGCCCCTTCACGTCGCCGCCGAACTGTTTGCCGAAGTCCACACCACCCTCGCCGGTCGCAGCCTGATAGACGCCGTCCGCTTTTTTGCCGACGCTCACCCCACCCGCCACGCGCAAACACTCCTCCCTGATTTGATAAAACCCTTTGCCGATACGAGAATAGCGATGGGCACTCATGCGGATTACGTGGCCGACATCAAGCGCCAGCTCGGTCGCCTTGTCCAAGCCTTTCCAGCAAAAAGCGCACCCGACCTAAGCGCAATCGAACTTGATAAATGGATGGGCGCCCTCAAGTCCCACGCGATTACTAAAAACAACGTCCGCAAAATTTTAATTACCTTTGGCAATTGGTGTAAACTACACGGCTACCTCCCCAACAACCGCCCCACCGCCTTTGACGGCATGATTACATACAAAGTCCCGCCCACCAAGATCGGCATCTATACACCCGCCGAATTGAGTTTGATGCTCCACACCGTCGCCGACGCCAAGCCCGACCTCCTGCCTTGGGTGGTCTGCGCGGCCTTCACCGGTGCCCGTGTTTCCGAACTGGCCAAACTCGAATGGCAACACCTCAACTTCGAACGCTCTTTTATAGAAGTCGCCTCCCTCAAGGTCCGTACCAAGGCCCGCCGCCTGGTCCCCATGTGTGACGCCATGAAAGCCTGGCTCCTACCCCACCGCCAAAAATCAGGCCCGATCAACCTCTACGTCGCCCCCCACGCCGCCCTCGCCCGCGTGCTCGCCCAAAACACCCAGCCGCCCCTCGCCCTGTGCGACAACGGCTTTCGCCACAGCTATATTTCCTACCGCATCGCCGCTATCCATGACACCGCCCGCGTCGCCCTGGAAGCGGGCAACTCCGCCGACGTGATTTTCCAACATTACCGCGAGCTCGTTTCCTCCGAAGACGCCACCGCTTGGTTCGGCACGGTGCCGATCTCTGCCGCCGCCCTATCCAACGTAGTTCCGCTCGCTGCCGCCGCTTGA
- a CDS encoding helix-turn-helix domain-containing protein, with protein MDSPLAPASASPASVAPTAALWTIPEVARFLNCSPRHVNNLIRGGLPCTYIGRLVRFCPDRVREFVNEKTRIRARVRA; from the coding sequence ATGGACTCTCCACTCGCTCCCGCCTCCGCTTCACCGGCCTCCGTTGCACCGACCGCCGCCCTCTGGACCATCCCCGAGGTGGCCCGCTTCCTCAACTGCTCGCCCCGCCACGTGAATAACCTCATCCGTGGCGGCCTTCCCTGCACCTACATCGGCCGCCTTGTCCGCTTCTGCCCCGACCGCGTCCGCGAGTTTGTGAACGAAAAGACCCGCATCCGCGCCCGAGTTCGCGCCTGA
- a CDS encoding AccI family restriction endonuclease gives MSESYQQEILRLITSGPFGIDTETRIEGRTPSTASSEFLTNKEQGDWAERVVFGAINENSADYVAVKYGRDDTLAAGDEGFSDFFQAYKDELNNIGKKPDLLIFKRSDFDALNPSDLDDDDVVKKAVAAIEVRSSSFLANKYSTYMDNRSKNAAEECARIKAIIIQEPYIEPVPNFRIFKKCAEVHWDCGRTRWHESPQRR, from the coding sequence ATGTCGGAATCATATCAACAAGAAATCCTACGTCTTATTACGTCAGGTCCCTTTGGGATCGACACTGAAACACGCATTGAGGGGCGAACTCCTTCCACGGCTAGTTCTGAATTTCTGACCAATAAGGAACAGGGTGATTGGGCAGAGCGAGTTGTTTTTGGTGCAATTAATGAAAACTCTGCTGATTATGTTGCAGTCAAATATGGCAGAGATGATACTCTTGCTGCTGGCGACGAAGGTTTTTCTGATTTTTTTCAGGCGTATAAGGATGAATTAAATAATATAGGGAAAAAGCCGGATTTATTAATATTTAAGCGAAGTGATTTTGATGCGTTGAATCCATCTGATCTTGATGATGATGATGTAGTGAAAAAGGCGGTCGCCGCAATAGAAGTTAGGTCGAGTAGTTTTTTGGCTAATAAATACTCTACATACATGGATAATCGCAGCAAGAATGCTGCTGAGGAATGTGCGCGCATTAAGGCGATAATAATTCAGGAACCATATATAGAGCCTGTCCCAAATTTCCGGATTTTTAAAAAGTGCGCAGAGGTCCATTGGGATTGCGGGCGAACGAGGTGGCACGAATCACCCCAGCGACGTTAA